A stretch of the Nicotiana tabacum cultivar K326 chromosome 6, ASM71507v2, whole genome shotgun sequence genome encodes the following:
- the LOC107784613 gene encoding transcription factor MYB15-like, producing MPSVPQQQQKSTSMEEVKKGAWSPEEDQKLKSYIMRYGIWNWSRMPKFAGLSRTGKSCRLRWINYLNPDVKKGPFTMEERETVIKMYQELGSRWSAIAAKLPGRTDNDVKNFFYTHLKKHMGMQKDALLKSNVRRKRVEKTKKAQERPVLFVAINNLTIGTSSNDSLISPDISSSGSSSSSINTFGKNQKMNIDMENTVILESNPETHQSDHSLSIESLDLYDTSSFWFHLLNDAHRLIL from the exons ATGCCAAGTGTACCACAACAGCAGCAGAAAAGTACAAGCATGGAGGAGGTAAAGAAGGGAGCATGGTCTCCTGAGGAAGACCAAAAATTGAAATCTTATATCATGAGATATGGCATTTGGAATTGGAGTCGCATGCCCAAATTTGCAG GACTATCAAGAACGGGGAAAAGTTGCAGACTTAGATGGATAAATTATCTCAACCCTGATGTTAAGAAAGGACCCTTTACcatggaagaaagagaaacagtcATCAAAATGTATCAGGAACTTGGAAGTAG ATGGTCAGCTATTGCTGCAAAATTGCCAGGAAGAACTGACAACGACGTTAAAAACTTCTTCTACACACATTTAAAGAAGCATATGGGTATGCAAAAAGATGCCCTATTGAAGTCTAACGTAAGGCGGAAAAGGGTGGAGAAAACCAAAAAAGCTCAAGAAAGACCCGTATTATTCGTGGCTATTAATAATCTAACGATAGGAACATCCAGCAACGACAGTTTGATATCACCTGATATTTCTTCATctggcagcagcagcagcagcattAATACGTTCGGGAAAAACCAAAAGATGAACATTGACATGGAAAACACGGTTATCTTGGAGAGCAATCCTGAAACTCATCAGTCTGATCACAGTTTGAGCATTGAGTCATTGGATCTGTACGATACGAGTTCATTCTGGTTTCATCTACTTAATGATGCCCACCGTCTTATTTTATGA